GTGACGTCATTTGAAATCTACAGACTTGTACTTTTTCATATAGCTAATTATTAAGTTGCTTGCCTTACCTTATATTGTTATGAAGGATTTTGCCAAGTTTAAATTTTTTATAAATGGGATAAACTAAGATAAATCTCTTCAATAAGCTGCAAGGTATCTTGAAGTGTATTTAATTTAATAGGGTTAAACTTTTCTAAGGTGTTATTAACTATATGATAAATATCTAAAAATTTTATCTTGCCTTGCAGAAAAGCCTTAACCGCTACTTCATTAGCAACATTTAAGGCAATAATTTCGGATTGGCTTTTGCTTGCGGTATCGATTGCAAGTTTAAGCAAAGGAAACCTAATATAATCCGGTGCTTCAAAATGTAGTTTACTTAGCTCACTTAAGTTTAAAGCTTTATGTTTAATATTTAAACGATCGGGGTAAAATAATGCATAAGAAATGGGAACGCACATATTGGGGTGACTAAGTTGGGCTATAGTTGAGCCGTCATCGTAATTTACCAACCCGTGAATTATCGATTCAGGATGGATTATTACCTCTACCTTAGACGGAAGAAGATTGAAAAGCTTACAAGCTTCAATAAGTTCTAAGCCCTTATTCATAAGAGTTGCGGAATCTACTGAAATTTTGCCGCCCATCTTCCAATTCGGATGATTTACTGCCTCTTCAGGGGTAACATTCTCCATTTCTTTTAAGGTTTTATTTCTAAAGGGGCCGCCTGAAGCAGTTAAAGTTATGCTAGCTACTTTATCTTTCTGGGATAAATCAAGTGATTGGAAAATTGCGCTATGCTCGGAATCAACCGGTATTATCCGGGTTTTATATTTATAAGCTGAGGAAAGCATTATTTCTGAAGCGCAAATTATACTTTCTTTATTTGCTAAGCCGATCACTTTAGAACTTTTAATTGCAGCAACAGTAGGTTCTAGTGCATTAACCCCCATTATCCCGGCAATAGTAACATCGTATGGTTTTCCGGCAATCTCAATGAGAGCATCACTTCCTGCATGGATATTAATCTTTTTGCCCGATAAGCTTGATTTTAATTCATTATAAAAACTTTCATTTTCAATAATTATATCCTCTACATCAAATTCCACTGCCTGCTCGGCAAGCAGTTTCCAATTAGATCTTGCAGATAAAGTTTTTACCTTAAACTTGTCAGGATGCTCTCTTATGATTTTTAAAGTTTGGGTGCCGATAGAGCCGGTTGAGCCTTGAATTTGTACTGTTCTTATATCCATTATAGGTTGCCGTTAATTAAATAATATCCTGCAATAAAAACCGAAGCGGTTACTACGCTATCTATTCTGTCTAAAACCCCGCCATGCCCGGGTATAAGTGCGCCGCTATCCTTAACTTTAAAAATTCTTTTAAAACCGGATTCAGCTAAATCACCTATTTGGGCTACTATAGAAAGAAAAAAACACATTGGAAGCCAAGATGGTATATTTAATCCTGAAAATTTAATATATGCTCCACCGATTATGCATGAAAAAATAATTGCTCCTAAAGCGCCTGACCAGGTTTTAGAAGGGCTGACTAGGGGCATTAATTTTGCTCCCCCGAATGCTATACCGAACACATATGCTCCTATGTCCGATGCCCAAACAGTAAGCAACAGCCATAATATAATATTTAAACCGTTGTCAAGTTGCCTTAAATAAATTAGAGAAAGGCAGGGAAGGGCTATATAAAAAATACCAAGTAGGTACCATAACTTTTTATATTGTCTAAGCGGATTTGAATTTACGATATGCACCCATTCCATACTCATCAAAAGTGCAAGCAAGGTAATTAGAGAATTAAATAAGTAACCCCCTTTATATACTAGATAAAGTATAACCGGAGCAAGTATTACCGCAGATATGGTTCTGGGTAATAAATTTTGCTTTATATAGCGTTCTTTTATATTATTATCTTCCATATCTTCTGGTTCTCTTATTATAATCATTAATCGCTTCACTCAGTTCTTTTTCACCAAAATCCGGCCATAATTTATCAGTAAAATAAAGTTCCGAATAAGATAGCTGCCATAGTAAAAAGTTGCTGATTCTATATTCTCCTCCCGTTCTAATTAAAAGATCGGGGTCGGGTATATTATTCGTATAAAGAAACTGATCAAATTCTTCTTTTGCTATTTCTTTTATATTCTTGTTTTCTTGTTGTATATAGTGAGCAAAGTTTAGTGCAGCCTGCCTAATTTCATCCCTGCCTCCGTAACTTAAAGCAATGATTAAGGTGAAAGTGTTGTTCATTGATTCCTTCTCAGCCTTATCGATTAACTCTTGGATTTTCGTTGAAAGATTGGTACGCTCACCGATAAATTTCACTTTAATTCCTTCCTTGATAAACTTTGAAATATTATTAATTAAATAATCTTTCAGTAAATTCATCAAATATTTAACTTCTTCCTCAGGCCTTTGCCAATTTTCAGAAGAAAATGCATATAATGTAAGATATTCCACTCCCATTTTTCGGCAAGCTTTAATTATTTTTTCAGCTGCTTCCGCGCCTTTCTTATGCCCTAAATTTTTAGGCAGTAATTTAGCTTTTGCCCATTTGCCGTTACCATCCATAATAATTGCTATATGCTTAGGTGGTGTTAAATGCATTTAATTTCCTTATCTTAGAAGTAGCTGGAAGTTATAAATTATTTATAATAAATTCTCAAGTTTTTTAGAACTCTTAAGATACTTCTAAATAATCTAAAAGCACTTTTTTAGTGCTTGTTTTTTCAAATGCTACTTGAGCGTTATCATCGGCAATAGAAAGAATAATTCCATAGCCGAATTTTTTATGAAAAACTCTTTGCCCACGTCTAAGCCTATCAGCATTAGAAGCGCTTGAAGATAAGAAAGAGGGAAGGGAACAATCAAAGGCTTCTTCTTTCTTAAATTGCGGTTTTAAACTTCCGAAGCTATTGATTATTTCAAAATGCTCTTTGGGTAATTCATCAATAAACCTTGAAGGTTGGTTATATTGATAATTACCGTAAATTCTACGGTTGTTGGCAAAGGAAATGTAGAGCTTTTCTTTAGATCTGGTAATCCCGACATATGCAAGTCTTCTTTCTTCTTCTAAACCAAGCTGGCCGCTCTCTTCAATTGATCTGCTGCTCGGAAAAATCCCTTCTTCCCAGCCAGGTAGGAAAACCGCCTTAAATTCCAATCCTTTAGCTCCGTGCATAGTCATGATATTGACAACGTTTTCATTAACAATACTATCTAAATCACTTACTAAACTGACATGCTCCAGAAACTCGCTTAAAGAGCCGTATTCTTCTAAACTTCGAATTAACTCCCTAACGTTATCCAGTCTTTCTCTCGCTTCTTCGGTTGCTTCCGTTTTCCACATATCTATATAGCCAGACTCATTGAGCATTAAATCAACTGTTTCGGTATGAGATAAAGTTTTTAATGTTTCCGTCCATCGACCAAATTGTTGCATAAGTTCGGCTAAGGATTGCCCGGCCTTACCTTTTAATTGTCCGGCATTTAAAAGCATTTTTACTGCAGCAAAGAGAGATATGTTTTTTTCTCTTGCCGAAATATGTATGTTTTGCAGTGATGCCGCACCGATTCCGCGCTTAGGCGTATTGATAATTCTCTCGAAAGCAAGGCTATCATTAGGGTTTACTAATGCTCTGATATAAGCAATCGTATCCTTGATTTCAGCACGTTCGTAGAATTTCATTCCGCCTATAATTCTATAAGGTATTCTTTGGTAATTTAGACTTTCCTCAAAGCTTCTGGTTTGGTAACCGGCTCTAAGTAAAATCGCTATATCGGAATAGGGTAAGGAATGGAATCTTTTTAATGAATCGATTTCATCTGCTATATATCTGGCTTCTTCCTTATCGTCATAGAATGAATTCAACCTAATTTTTTCACCGTGTTGCTGATCGGTCCATAGGATCTTTCCATGCCTTTCCTGGTTAAAGGAAATCAACTTGGTTGCTGCACCGAGTATATGATTGGTCGATCTATAATTTTGTTGCAGCCTTATAACTTTAGCACCGAGAAAGTCCTTATCGAATTTAAGTATATTAGTGATTTCTGCTCCCCGCCAACCGTAAATTGATTGATCATCATCTCCGACGCAGCAAATATTATTGTGTTGCTGAGCAAGTAACCTAAGCCATAAATATTGTGAGACGTTAGTATCCTGATACTCATCAACTAATATATATTTAAACTTCCTTTGATATTCCGATAAGACGTCAAGATTATTATTAAAAAGTTCTATATTATATAGCAGAAGGTCACCGAAATCCACCGCATTTAAGTTTTTAAGACGATTTTGATATTCCGCATATAGTTCGCTTAAACTTTTGCTGCCGAAAAAATATGAATCATTATAAGGGACTTTGTTATGAGTAATTGCTTTATCTTTAAGCCTGCCAATTTGGTATAAAAATAATTTCGGGGAATGCTTTTCAGTATCAATGTTAAAATCGTTAAAAATCTGTTTTATAAGACGCAGCTGGTCATCAGTATCGATAATAGTAAAGTCTTGATTTAAACCGACTTCCTTAGCATGCCTTCTTAAAACTTTTGCGGCAATTGCATGAAAAGTGCCGAGCCATAAACCTTCAACTGCAATACCATTTAAGGTCTCAACTCGGTGCTTCATCTCTTTTGCAGCCTTATTAGTAAAAGTTACGGCTAAGATTTGACTTGGGAAAGCATTTCTAAGGTTTAAAATATGAGAAATACGAGTGGTAAGCACCTTAGTTTTACCCGTTCCGGCTCCGGCAAGAACTAAAAGGGGCCCTTCTATAGTGGTTACTGCCTCGAATTGATCTTTATTAAGATTATCGAGATGTTGCATTTTAGTTTCCTGGGATATCATTTTATTTGGCTTGCAATTTTTTTGATTATTTCGGTTGCTTGCTGTTTGGATTCCGGATTATTTAAAGCTAATTCTATATTTGCTTCAAAGAAACCCATCGGTACTCCGCAATCTAACCTCTTACCTTGTAGTTTATACCCCCAAAACTCTTGATTATGAAGCATTAATTTCATTGCATCGGTAAGTTGTATTTCACCACCACTGCCTTTTGGGGTTTTTTCCAGATAATCAAAGATAGTTGAATCCAATATATATCTGCCGATTATTGAAATATTCGAGGGGGCATTTTCAGGTTTAGGTTTTTCTACCATATCCTCAATTTTTAATACTCTCTCGGAAGAATTATTTCTTGTTTTTATAATTCCGTATTTATGTGTTTCATTGAGCGGGATTTCAGATACGGCAACAAGATTGGATTGAGTTTGGTTATATTGCTCAACCATCTCAGCTAACAAACCTTTCGAGTTAGGGGTGATAAATAATTCATCGGCAAGTAGAACAGCAAACGGTTCATCCTGAATTAAGTTGCGTGCGCACCAAACGGCATGGCCTAATCCTAACGGCTGCTGCTGTCTAATAAAAATAATATTTCCGGGTGCTGGCAACCAATCTCTGGTTAAACATAGTGCTTCTGCCTTCTCTTTTTCTGATAATGCTTGTTCAAGTTCAAAAACATTATCAAAATGATTATTGATTGCGCTCTTATTACGTCCCGTGATAAAGATAAATTCTTCAATTCCCGCATTAACCGCTTCTTCGAATGCATGTTGAATTAAAGGTTTGCTGGCAACGGGTAGCATTTCTTTGGGTAAAGATTTTGTTGCGGGCAAAAACCTTGTACCAAGTCCTCCGACCGGAAATACTGCTTTTCTGACTTTTTTCACTTTAATTTATACCTCTTGCGCAAAATAAAAAAATGGTGCCCGAAAGAAGACTTGAACTTCCACAGCTATAAAGCTACTAGTACCTGAAACTAGCGCGTCTACCGATTCCGCCATCCGGGCTTTTTTAATTTAGGAATCTATGGTGAAATTAGATTGTTGTCAAATAGCAAAACTTAGTAAGTAAAATTACTTTATACAAATTTTACGGGTGTAGCTTTTGGTAGTACCATACACCATCATTCTTCTTTAGGGTATTTATCTTCTAAAGAGTTTGAAAACCTTCGTCATAATAAATATACATAGGCATCGCATGTTTACCCCACAGGGGAACTTCAGGACTTATAGGGCAAAATTATAATTTATAAAATGACCTTATCTTTACTTACCTAGTCCTTTGGGCGGTCTGGCTAATGGCATTGGATATATTTGGAGTTGATAGGGTTTGAGAATTACCCTGATTTGGTTGTGATACGCCGGATTGGCTTAGTTGTTCCCCTAGTTTTCTTATATCGTTTTGGTTAGTGGCACCCTGCTGTTGACCTTGACCTTGACCTTGACTTTGACCTTGACTTTGGTTTTGGCTTTGGTTTTGACTTTGGTTCTGACTTTGGTTCTGACTTTGGTTCTGACTTTGGTTTTGACTTTGGTTTTGACTTTGGTTTTGACTTTGGTTCTGGCTTTGATTTTGACTTTGGTTTTGACTTTGATTTTGACTTTGATTTTGACTTTGGTTTTGACTTTGGTTCTGGCTTTGATTTTGACTTTGGTTTTGTGTCCTATCTAGGTTTTGTGTCCTATCTAGGTTTTGTGTCCTATCTAGGTTTTGTGTCCTATCTAGGTTTTGATTTAGATTTTTATCAATTTCTTTACTTACATTATTAAATAAATATTTAGCAATATTTTGACTAATGTTAATTACTTGCTTTATTGCTTCTCTACCAGTTGTTTTATCTCCTAACTTGTTTGTAGCAATATCTGTAGCAGCTTGACCAGATTTACCTAATATCAAATCAGATATATTTTTAATGAATTTTTGAGTAATACTTTGATCATTGTTTTTTTGAGCAGCTTGCTGTGTTTCTAATGAGTTAGCCTTATTAGCTTTATTAAGTTCCGGCTTCTTTTTATTTTCCGAAAGATTAGGATTTGTTACTTGAATACTATTTTCCTTAGCTACTTGAGGAGTATTTTGTTTTATTCCTTCTTCAGGTTTCTGATCATTTTTTATAGCATCTGAAGCTATATCTTTTTTACTACCCGTTACTTTATTAGCAATCATTTTTACCGCAGCTACGGCCAATCCACCGATAACAGTGGTTAATATAGCTATAATTAAGGGCTCTAATCCTGTCATATCAATCTTATCATAATATTACTTATTATATTAAGATTACATTAAAGATAGTTAATGAATAGTTAATGACCCTAAAAGATTATATTTTCTTAATTAAGAGAGCATATTTATATAAGCTCTCTTAATTTGATAAACTTACATATGTATCGGTTTAAAGTAGGTAGCGAGTGCAGCTTCTTTAACCGCTTCGCTTAAGCCCGGGTGGCCATGGCTGGTTCTTGCTATATCTTCGGAAGCAGCTTTATATTCCATTCCGACTACCAACTCCTGAATCAATTCGCCGGCACTAACTC
The DNA window shown above is from Candidatus Jidaibacter acanthamoeba and carries:
- the dxr gene encoding 1-deoxy-D-xylulose-5-phosphate reductoisomerase, whose protein sequence is MDIRTVQIQGSTGSIGTQTLKIIREHPDKFKVKTLSARSNWKLLAEQAVEFDVEDIIIENESFYNELKSSLSGKKINIHAGSDALIEIAGKPYDVTIAGIMGVNALEPTVAAIKSSKVIGLANKESIICASEIMLSSAYKYKTRIIPVDSEHSAIFQSLDLSQKDKVASITLTASGGPFRNKTLKEMENVTPEEAVNHPNWKMGGKISVDSATLMNKGLELIEACKLFNLLPSKVEVIIHPESIIHGLVNYDDGSTIAQLSHPNMCVPISYALFYPDRLNIKHKALNLSELSKLHFEAPDYIRFPLLKLAIDTASKSQSEIIALNVANEVAVKAFLQGKIKFLDIYHIVNNTLEKFNPIKLNTLQDTLQLIEEIYLSLSHL
- a CDS encoding phosphatidate cytidylyltransferase codes for the protein MIIIREPEDMEDNNIKERYIKQNLLPRTISAVILAPVILYLVYKGGYLFNSLITLLALLMSMEWVHIVNSNPLRQYKKLWYLLGIFYIALPCLSLIYLRQLDNGLNIILWLLLTVWASDIGAYVFGIAFGGAKLMPLVSPSKTWSGALGAIIFSCIIGGAYIKFSGLNIPSWLPMCFFLSIVAQIGDLAESGFKRIFKVKDSGALIPGHGGVLDRIDSVVTASVFIAGYYLINGNL
- a CDS encoding isoprenyl transferase → MHLTPPKHIAIIMDGNGKWAKAKLLPKNLGHKKGAEAAEKIIKACRKMGVEYLTLYAFSSENWQRPEEEVKYLMNLLKDYLINNISKFIKEGIKVKFIGERTNLSTKIQELIDKAEKESMNNTFTLIIALSYGGRDEIRQAALNFAHYIQQENKNIKEIAKEEFDQFLYTNNIPDPDLLIRTGGEYRISNFLLWQLSYSELYFTDKLWPDFGEKELSEAINDYNKRTRRYGR
- a CDS encoding ATP-dependent helicase is translated as MQHLDNLNKDQFEAVTTIEGPLLVLAGAGTGKTKVLTTRISHILNLRNAFPSQILAVTFTNKAAKEMKHRVETLNGIAVEGLWLGTFHAIAAKVLRRHAKEVGLNQDFTIIDTDDQLRLIKQIFNDFNIDTEKHSPKLFLYQIGRLKDKAITHNKVPYNDSYFFGSKSLSELYAEYQNRLKNLNAVDFGDLLLYNIELFNNNLDVLSEYQRKFKYILVDEYQDTNVSQYLWLRLLAQQHNNICCVGDDDQSIYGWRGAEITNILKFDKDFLGAKVIRLQQNYRSTNHILGAATKLISFNQERHGKILWTDQQHGEKIRLNSFYDDKEEARYIADEIDSLKRFHSLPYSDIAILLRAGYQTRSFEESLNYQRIPYRIIGGMKFYERAEIKDTIAYIRALVNPNDSLAFERIINTPKRGIGAASLQNIHISAREKNISLFAAVKMLLNAGQLKGKAGQSLAELMQQFGRWTETLKTLSHTETVDLMLNESGYIDMWKTEATEEARERLDNVRELIRSLEEYGSLSEFLEHVSLVSDLDSIVNENVVNIMTMHGAKGLEFKAVFLPGWEEGIFPSSRSIEESGQLGLEEERRLAYVGITRSKEKLYISFANNRRIYGNYQYNQPSRFIDELPKEHFEIINSFGSLKPQFKKEEAFDCSLPSFLSSSASNADRLRRGQRVFHKKFGYGIILSIADDNAQVAFEKTSTKKVLLDYLEVS
- the galU gene encoding UTP--glucose-1-phosphate uridylyltransferase GalU → MKKVRKAVFPVGGLGTRFLPATKSLPKEMLPVASKPLIQHAFEEAVNAGIEEFIFITGRNKSAINNHFDNVFELEQALSEKEKAEALCLTRDWLPAPGNIIFIRQQQPLGLGHAVWCARNLIQDEPFAVLLADELFITPNSKGLLAEMVEQYNQTQSNLVAVSEIPLNETHKYGIIKTRNNSSERVLKIEDMVEKPKPENAPSNISIIGRYILDSTIFDYLEKTPKGSGGEIQLTDAMKLMLHNQEFWGYKLQGKRLDCGVPMGFFEANIELALNNPESKQQATEIIKKIASQIK